The genomic stretch ACTATcctatttttgttttgtttcacCTAGTTCTTTAATAACATTTTATTTCCAATGAATTTTTTTTGGGGGTGGGGGGAGTTGACTTGGCCTGTAATGCAcgactttttatatttttataagattTTAAAATGCATTTCCTTCCTGCCAAAACTTAACTAATTATTATACCCCAAAAGAGTTATGAAATTCTGTTATTTATAAATGGAGCTTCTTTATGCTTATGCATACtccaatttaaatattttatgcaGACAGACAGAGCAGCTATGCTTGATGAAATTGTTGATTATGTCAAGTTCTTAAAGCTCCAAGTGAAGGTAACACTGATCAAACCCCTTTTGGTATTATTAAGTTAAGATGAAATTACAGCAAAAAAAAAACTGTCAATTTTATAGGATCGTCTTTTGCATTAACAGCACTGAATTCAAAACAGAGTTTGCAAGATTTTAAGCATGCAAGAAAAACTTTAAATGCAATTTACCTGCCATTGTTTGTAATGGCCAAGATAATTAAAGAATTGGCACCTGGCGCTATTGATGTTATGAAAGTAGCAAATGTAGAAATTGTTGTCAAAATGCGGTTGCTTGAACAAATTTCATGTATTGATGCAATCAAGATTAAAGCATTTGTCTCAAAAATTACTCATCTCGTGATAAAAATGGAAAGGGTCAAAGGTCACCGCCTGACTACTTTTTTCATGTAACCTCAAGTGTAAGCTCTTAACAATTTTGCATAACTTATATCCTTATCAGCAACATTATTCCTACAGGTATTGAGCATGAGTAGATTGGGAGGGGCCGGTGCTGTGGCACCGCTTGTGACAGACATCCCAATATCATCAGTAGAGGTAACATCAATACTTGGTTGGAAAAGCTAGATTTAATAAGGACCTAGCCTTTTCATATCTTACATTTGATTTGTGTGACTTTTGAAGGAAGAATGCAGTGACGGTGGAAGAGCTCAGCCGGCTTGGGATAAATGGTCAAATGATGGCACAGAGAGGCAGGTAGCAAAGCTTATGGAAGAAAATGTTGGGGCCGCAATGCAGTTTCTTCAATCCAAGGCGCTCTGTATCATGCCAATATCTCTTGCTTCGGCTATCTACAACACACAACCTCCAGACACTACCTTCCTGGTGAAACCTGAATCCGACCCCCCATCCTAATCCCTCAATACCACGAGCTCGCTAAGCTCACCCAATCGAAACTTGCTAATTTTACACTCCTCTTTAGTTGAAATCCTAGTCATATCCCACAGACCAACCTTTCCTCACCTTCTTTCCGCCTCAACGAAAGGCGCTGACATGTCATACCGCGCCTCATGTCCTCGGAATATTCAAGTAAAGAAGGGAAAGCAAAGTCAAACCTCTCGATGTTCTTCTTTTGCTATCAATGGTAGAATGACCAAAGCACCTTTCCATAGTGGGGTTGGTAGTGCATTCACGGGCCCTTCAAAGGTATGAATGTGTAAATTGTTTTAGAGTGGTGTCGTTTTCATTGTTTAGTGGAAATGGATACTTGCACTAGATAATGGTTTACTTGAGTTTTGAATTCTACACAAATCAATTGTAGCATTTGAATTATTCTGGTTTGTTTCTAAAAAGCAGTCTGACTTTTTACTTGTTCTACTGTATCATCATTGTGTTGCCTACTTGTTCAAAATGATTTTGAAGAATTGCAGCAACAGCAAATGTGATTTAGTATGATATGTTCAACTATCGTATGATGCATAAATAGGTTCTTGCTTTTTCACATTTCTAATAATTCAGTCATTTAGTTTTCATCAATGATGGCTCTTCGAGTATTTTACAAAACTTATACTCCTAAAACAGAGTAGTACATGGTTTACTATTGTAATACTTCTCCCGTCCCATGCTATTTGACACACTTCTTTTTCATAGtcattttggaaaaattataaataaatagttaaagcgaGAAGACtttactttttcactattcctACTTAttgtcaatttttaaaaatgtgtgcgGAAAAGAAGTGGTGCAACTGAGGTGTagaatttatggaattaaatgaAATCTGAGAACCTAAGCACAATTTATAGTAGCATCGAGCGTAgttcaaaattttaatcaaaCTGTGATGAATTTAAActtctactattttttatttttattttataatactactattgCTATGATGCTTCACACGTAATATGGTAATctttttgatttttctttcatttcttgCAAAGATACTTTCCATATAAGACTTAACCGTAGTTATTATACATTCGAATATGTATGTACTCTATATAACTATCTTATGAATCATAAAGATAGATGCTAAGTCTCCTTTTTCCAATCAAGTAATGctttatcaaattttaaatttcacatAATATTTAGATATGTGCTGAGCTCTGTACTAATCTAAAAAAGGGGGAAAAAAGCTACATCCAGCCTTTCGAATTATATCGTGGGGTCAATAGCATTTGAATAGCTACTTTAGCTTGTATacgtttgatttatttttaaaataattgcaCCTAACTTTTGTTTGGGTGATTCGGCTAGAATGATATCGTGACTAATAAATACTACCAAAGAAAAATGTGAATATAGACCCGGATCTGGACTTATCTTATGGCAAGTGTTTCACATAATTTTTGCTATGTGATTAGGGATTTTTGTTTCAAGAAtgattacaaaataaatataactaGGGCACTGACTATGAATTTAATCTGAATTTTCATACAAATTTTCTATGGAATATATTTAATCTCCATAtgaaaatttccaaaatatGGCTGGCGGCAAACAGGCATACGAATGACACTCCCATTAAATCCATCAATTTAAGAAAACACTCAAAAGAATTCCACACGACTCAACTTCTGACGTTGAAGAATTTACACAAGCATGGTAAACAACAAATCCTTAATACAAGTGAAATTAATTCTGTTTCAAATTTGGTCTTACAAAATCTTGAATAGAGTTTACTCAGTGCATATttcattagaaaaaaaaagaaaaatcaagaaGATTAGTGATCATACGtttgagttgaaatattatCAAACTAGGGGCGGGGCGTTAGACACActatgttacggactcaattctcacatcggttgtgagaacaactgatgtggggtatatagactaaatgagctctctctcctaacaggctagtcttttgggatgagttctcccgTTTGGTcggtatcaattggtgctttcattgagagcccaaacggctcggagtggtggtcgggcaacgaactcgccgtgactaacgagtgcgtttgggaccgctcggagtggtgacccacggagtggtggcctggcaaagaatctgccgtgaccaacgtggccgtgaccaacaagaactcggagtggtggcctggcaaagaaccagccgtgaccaacatggccgtgaccaacgaggacgttggcccttaaaggagggtcgaatgttacggactcaattaccacatcggttgtgagaacagctgatgtggggtatatagactaaatgagctctctctcctaacaggctagtcttttgggattaGTTCTCCCGTGGTCTGTATCACACTACATATTGGGTCACTGAATATCGAAGATCTTCGTGGTGCACCAAACATGTGGAAATCTTTGCTTCATCGGAAAGGTGGATGTTGAGACGGAGGGGAGATGACATGGCGAAAGTAACATTTGAATAGTAACATGGCGAAATCTAGATTAACTTTGATAATATTCATTTGATATGAAggcaaagaagaataagaaaattGAACTGTATTCTCTATTTTGTGGTGTAGTCATATTATTTCACATTGTACATTATATACTTTCCTCCTAAACACAAACAATTTGCTAAGCAAACAGATACATAAACAAACAACTACTACTTGTCTATCATTTGTACAAGCCGTGTTCCCTAATTTGATTAATCAGATCTCAAATCCAAACCAGCGATGTCAAAGCGACGACTCAATTGAATATTGTTGGTGAGTAAAAACTGTGGAAGGGAAGGGCTATAAAGATCCAGCCAATCCTTTAGCTTCATGATCCTAAACCTCTTGCAAGAAGTGATGAACATCTCCCATGGAACATCCCCAACAAGCATCCAGTCCCCATCTTTGTCTTCATATGTTGGTGCATATTCAGACCCATTGTAACCTTCCCTCTCTGAGTAAACACCTGATCACACCAACCAAACTTTACATTAACACCTGAtctcaaaatatatatataaaaaaaggagTGAAACATTACACAAGCAGAAAATGTACAAGATTCATTACCTATGGTACACTTGAACATAGCCTCCAAGGCCTTGAGAAGATCCAAGTAGTTGTTGTAGAATTTGAGATCAATCTTCCTCAAATATGGAGCTCCATCCATGCTCACCTTCACCAACATCCCTGACTCCGCCTGAAGGGCGTTTTTCCTGTAAGATCTCACCGGCGGCCACCCAACTACTTGTGCcctataaaaaaacaaacattaGCCCAACAATTAATGGTAATTGATTTCggatctccctctctctctagagACTTACTTAGGAGGGGTAGGGGCTGATTCTTGGACTTGATTTTCCATCTCCGATGAGGATCTCTTGTTGGTCTTCAAACAAGATGAAGATGGCTGCTCCGATTCGTCTCTTCCGGGAAGGCCTAATCGCAGATTCAGGTCGTCCTTCTCAAACACACCTGCTGATGAACACTTTTCCATTTTCGAACTTTGAAGAAATTGTTTGGAATGTGAAATTGGGGACAAGTTTTATAGGAAGAGAAGGGTGAGACAGCATCTGTGGGCCTTATTTTGCCTGTACATGAATTCATGACAGCTaaatctctatttattttatttttttctattattcaTAATTAATCAAGATGCTTATAAATGCAATTTAGTTAGTTAATAAGATGTTGTTCTTttgttattataatttattaaattaataattcgAATAACTACATGTCcaacatataaaaaaatattatcaatctttttaaaaagttataaaagaaaaaggggaaATGAAAGTAGAATAAAATGCCTCTCATAATTGACTTTGCGTTTATCTAAATTCCCACTATCATACCTTTACTAATAAAAGAATTGATGGTTCATAATGATGTGCGGATAATTACGACAAAACAACATAAAAAAgtgtatttttttcctttttttaactTTAAATAAATTTCAGATATAATTACTTATTTATCATGAAATACCTCAAATAGATTTGAAAATTAACCTCCTTATCTTGAACTAGTTAGATAGAAAATAGTAGCATTTAGTACGAATTTAAAGTTGACAAATAAAGGATAAGGACACAAGGCAACTTATATAGTTATATAAACACAAACACGAAAAGAATTTAATTGTAATTCAATGTTACACGACAAAATCCTAATtaggaaatattataaaataaaaatttttattaacaaacacagaaaaattaaaaaagtttgAAATATGTTGTAGTCGTAGTAAAagatttagagcatccacaaccgtgctcttgccagcggcacggttgtgggctcgggcggtactattcatgcctgctctctggcaagagcacaacacccacaactgtgctcttccgcaagaacgagcacaattaatataaaattcaattaaacaataacatttccataatattaaaatccatttaaaaaccataataaatattacaaattacaaataaaattaaaaaatacataattaaaatcctaaagattaaaaattacataattaaactccttaaaattaaaaattacataattaaaatcctaaaaattaaaataattaaactcctaataagactacgcatccggtgggatcaaccccaattgtttttggagaccttttatcatggtctcgtgtgtttcaagttgcgtgggggtcatagatgacctatcggccatattgagttggcttaagagcatccacagtgagttgttcgggggtggaggtggcacatagggagcgggagtggcttcgggagtcgagccgcgacgacggttggccgccgccttcttccttccttgggggcggcgttgggaaccgctcggtccggcgtcggggctacccaagttagctccggcgagttggctagccacttcttccgagccggagtcggatagggctaccgaccttgatcgtttggaggagccgctagaggaggatgttatgcctcccttatacttcgggtgcgtccgcgtctcctgccaaacgttaagatatttgaacgacttatcgttcatggattggtaggtgctcagcgcggcggtgatgatgtcgacctcgcttcggccgctcccggcatgccgggactcctggatgaaatagccgttgaacttgccaatttcttcgttggctcggccgatgcagttgcgcaccatactctctttgcgctcgatcgttccgggcggccggtttgcattgtaccggctagagacgcgccaccaaaagtgatcgccggattggttcgttccaaccaccgcatcttcggagatttccaagtacgccttgaacaatctttccatctccgctggtgagtacggtgtgcggacaccggcgcaaGATGAAGgaatcggcatttgggaaggggcgcgaggcctaggctccggtgtccacccgtagcgcccttcggaggcaccttggtcgtcgattgggtatggacggtagccacccggaacggccgaatcttgggtttgaggaggggccgaatattccgtttccggactaggaaacggttgtgaaccgaaccattcggggttccaaccgtgggagcccgaagggttatcgtcttggccggacatagtgatgttgtagggtatgagagaatgaagatgaaaatgaatatgagagaatggagatgagaatggatattggagaatgatgatgagagttaTGTAGtttaatgtgaatttttggggtgaaattgggggtatttatagatgaaagtgtgtatttttggggttaaaaaaatgaaaaaaaaattaaaaaggtgtaaaaaacggttataaacggatatatttttttgaggaagtgaaatttttttttttattttttatcggtttttttaataaaaaactgattttttttaaaaatatatatataaaaatgtttaaatgcaacggtcgagccgttgacgaatgggagcgcgccacgtgtgcgtccgctggcacggacgtgctcgatacatcgagcagcgccgtgccagcggcgcgagcgcagtggcgacggatggcgtccgtgccagcggcgcggacggcggtggcgacggacgccaccgctgcgcatgctcttagaGTTGTGTACAGTAAAGTTGATGTTAAATAAGTGTAGCAACAACGGCTACAAGTGTGAGTGTGTGGGGGCAATGGTGGCCCACGCCAAATGCCTTTTCTTTAAAGTTTTGTAACACAATCCTACGGTTCAGATTTCTTTCCCAGATAATGATGGTTTTGGCCGTTGGATTAGGTTTCTACCGCACCACTCGAGCCTTCTCGGCGTGCGACGCGCTCTGCTACAGTGGGAATGGGactaattaaagtaaaatatattGCGTTCATTAGTAATGAGCATCCACGACCGTGTTCTTGCCAGCAGcatggttgtgggcccggccccactttttctgtctactctctggcaagagcacaacacctacagttatgctcttctgcaaggacgatcacaattaatttaaaattcaattaaacaaaaacattttcataatactaaaattctttaaaaaccacaataaatattacaaattacaactaaaataaaaaagacataattaaaatcctaaaaattgaaaattacataattaaaatactaaaaattaaaaattacaaaattaaactcctaaaaattaaaaattacataattattggctaatattaccggaggaagactactcatccagcggcactaaccccaattgttttggagacccaatatcatggtctcgtgcgtttgaagttgcgtgggggtcatagttgacctatcagTCATATTGAGTtggtgtaagagcatccacagcgagttgttcgggggtggaggtggcacatagggagcgggttcgggagcgggggcagatggagtcgcggcgcgacggcggtcggCCGCgaccttcttccttccttgcggtcggcgtcggggctacccaagttagctccggcgagttggctagccacttcttcggagctggcgtcggatagggataccgaccttgaccgtttggaggagccgctagaggaggatgttacgcctcccatatacttcgggaggaaccgcgtttcctgccaaacgttgaggtacttgaacgacttgccGTTCATGggttggtaggtgctcagcgcggcagtaatgatgtcgacctcgctccggccgctcccggcattccgcgtctcctggaggaaatagccattgaacttgccaatttcttcgttggctcggccgatgcagttgcgcaccatactctcgttgcgctcgatcgttcccggcggttggtttgcattgtaccggcgagagacgcgccaccaaaagtgatcgccggattggttcgtgccaaccgccgcatcttcggagatttcaaagtacgccttgaacaatttatccatctccgccggagtgtacggtgtcgGGACACCGCTACGAGTAGGAGCcggcggagtttgggagggggcggtcggcctaggctccggtgtccacccgtatcgcccttagGACGCACCTTGGTCGTTGAtagggtatggccggtagccacccggaacggccgaatcttgggtttaaggaggggccgaatattccaccaaaccattcggggttccaaccttGAGAGGGAGGGtagtcatcgccttggccgaacattgttatgttgtagggtatgagagaatgaagatttat from Salvia splendens isolate huo1 chromosome 4, SspV2, whole genome shotgun sequence encodes the following:
- the LOC121797903 gene encoding auxin-responsive protein IAA1-like — protein: MEKCSSAGVFEKDDLNLRLGLPGRDESEQPSSSCLKTNKRSSSEMENQVQESAPTPPKAQVVGWPPVRSYRKNALQAESGMLVKVSMDGAPYLRKIDLKFYNNYLDLLKALEAMFKCTIGVYSEREGYNGSEYAPTYEDKDGDWMLVGDVPWEMFITSCKRFRIMKLKDWLDLYSPSLPQFLLTNNIQLSRRFDIAGLDLRSD